The following are encoded together in the Flavobacterium sp. TR2 genome:
- the ccoN gene encoding cytochrome-c oxidase, cbb3-type subunit I: protein MEMEQFYYDNKIVKKFIYATILFGVVGMLVGLTLAVMYLFPNLTDGISWLSYGRLRPLHTNAVIFAFVGNAFFAGMYYSLQRLLKARMFSDFLSNLHFWGWQLIIVAAAITLPLGYTSSKEYAELEWPIDITIALIWVVMGINMIGTMLRRRERHLYVAIWFYLATFVTVAVLHIFNNIEIPVSGLKSYSVYAGVQDALVQWWYGHNAVAFFLTTPFLGLMYYFVPKIANRPVYSYRLSIIHFWSLIFIYIWAGPHHLLYSALPNWAQNLGVAFSVMLIAPSWGGMINGLLTLRGAWDKVREEPVLKFFVVAITGYGMATFEGPMLSLKNVNAIAHYTDWIVAHVHVGALAWNGFMSFGIIYWLIPRMTKSELFSKKLANFHFWIGTLGIIVYTIPLYVAGFQQASMWKQFNPDGTLTYGNFLETVTAIMPMYWMRAIGGTLYLVGMLTLVYNIIMTVKAGNTIEDELAQAPALQTIKSGRLSGEKFHSWLERKPIQLTILATIAILIGGIIQIVPTIMVKSNIPTISSVKPYTPLELEGRDLYIREGCVGCHSQSVRPFRSEVERYGVQSKAGEFVYDHPFLWGSKRTGPDLLRVGGKYNDNWHFNHMWNPQSTSAGSIMPGYKWLFDNKPMDISLTQKKMQAMISLGVPYSQEDVANAQKTLREQAVKIEKSLESDPDFVKSYEDSRKKAEAKGEKFIPMNEREIVALIAYIQRLGTDIKVKETK from the coding sequence ATGGAAATGGAACAGTTTTATTACGACAACAAAATTGTAAAAAAATTCATTTATGCCACAATTCTTTTTGGAGTTGTAGGTATGTTAGTGGGGCTTACCCTGGCGGTAATGTACCTTTTTCCCAACCTTACAGATGGGATTTCGTGGCTGAGTTACGGACGTCTAAGACCGTTGCACACCAATGCGGTAATTTTTGCCTTTGTGGGTAATGCCTTTTTTGCCGGTATGTATTACTCGCTGCAACGATTATTAAAAGCCAGAATGTTTAGTGATTTTCTTAGCAATCTTCACTTCTGGGGGTGGCAGTTGATTATTGTGGCTGCCGCAATTACACTTCCTCTAGGTTATACTTCTTCTAAAGAATATGCAGAGTTGGAGTGGCCAATTGATATTACAATCGCTTTAATTTGGGTTGTAATGGGAATTAATATGATTGGAACCATGCTGCGTCGTAGAGAGCGTCACCTGTATGTTGCAATCTGGTTTTATCTAGCCACATTTGTAACAGTAGCGGTGTTGCATATCTTTAACAATATAGAAATTCCAGTTTCAGGTTTAAAAAGCTACTCAGTATATGCAGGTGTTCAAGATGCGCTTGTACAATGGTGGTACGGGCACAACGCGGTGGCATTCTTCCTTACAACTCCGTTCTTAGGATTAATGTATTATTTCGTTCCAAAAATAGCAAACAGACCTGTTTACTCTTATAGATTATCTATTATTCACTTTTGGTCTTTAATCTTTATATATATCTGGGCTGGGCCACACCACTTATTGTATTCTGCATTGCCAAACTGGGCTCAGAATCTTGGGGTTGCATTCTCAGTTATGCTAATTGCTCCGTCTTGGGGAGGTATGATCAACGGTCTTCTTACATTAAGAGGAGCTTGGGATAAAGTTCGTGAAGAGCCAGTTTTAAAATTCTTCGTAGTAGCAATTACAGGTTATGGTATGGCAACTTTTGAAGGGCCGATGCTATCTTTAAAAAATGTAAATGCTATTGCGCACTATACAGACTGGATCGTAGCGCACGTTCACGTAGGGGCTTTGGCTTGGAATGGTTTCATGTCGTTTGGTATTATCTATTGGCTGATTCCAAGAATGACAAAATCGGAGTTGTTCTCTAAGAAATTAGCAAACTTCCATTTCTGGATTGGCACTTTAGGTATTATCGTTTATACAATTCCATTATATGTGGCAGGTTTCCAGCAAGCATCTATGTGGAAACAGTTTAATCCAGACGGTACTTTAACTTATGGAAACTTTCTTGAAACAGTAACTGCTATTATGCCAATGTATTGGATGAGAGCTATCGGTGGTACTTTGTATCTAGTAGGAATGCTGACATTGGTTTATAATATCATTATGACAGTAAAAGCTGGTAATACAATCGAAGATGAATTGGCTCAGGCTCCAGCATTGCAAACAATAAAAAGTGGTAGATTAAGTGGAGAAAAATTCCACTCTTGGTTAGAGAGAAAACCAATTCAGCTAACTATTCTAGCTACAATTGCAATTTTAATTGGAGGTATCATTCAGATTGTTCCAACGATTATGGTAAAATCAAATATTCCTACCATTTCAAGCGTAAAACCTTATACGCCTTTAGAACTTGAAGGACGTGACTTGTATATCAGAGAAGGTTGTGTAGGATGCCACTCGCAATCAGTACGTCCATTTAGAAGTGAAGTGGAGCGTTATGGAGTTCAGTCAAAAGCAGGAGAATTTGTTTACGATCACCCATTCTTGTGGGGATCAAAACGTACAGGGCCAGACTTATTGAGAGTAGGTGGCAAATACAATGATAATTGGCATTTTAACCATATGTGGAATCCGCAAAGTACATCTGCAGGATCAATTATGCCAGGTTACAAATGGCTGTTTGATAACAAACCGATGGACATTTCATTGACTCAAAAGAAAATGCAGGCCATGATTTCATTAGGTGTGCCATATTCTCAAGAAGATGTTGCAAATGCACAGAAAACGTTAAGAGAGCAGGCAGTTAAGATAGAGAAAAGCTTAGAAAGCGATCCTGATTTTGTTAAGAGTTACGAAGACAGCCGTAAAAAAGCTGAAGCAAAAGGCGAGAAATTCATTCCGATGAACGAAAGAGAAATCGTTGCTTTGATCGCTTATATTCAAAGACTTGGTACTGATATTAAAGTAAAAGAAACTAAATAG
- a CDS encoding heavy metal translocating P-type ATPase metal-binding domain-containing protein: protein MREQSCFHCGLTIEQNEEIDFDDKKFCCTGCKTVYEIFSSNDLTSYYDFEKSPGATPQDIKGKYDFLDNEAILAKVLEFQEGNTSIASLNIPHIHCSSCIWILENLNRLQPGISISQVNFHEKKVRITFNSDVVSLKEIVYLLSSIGYEPYISLENYGTAKAKVDRSLTYKLGVAFFCFGNIMLLSFPEYFEMKEFWLDSYKPFFRLLIFLLALPSFLYSASGYYVSAYHSIKTRMLNIDIPIALGIIVMFVRSTYDMVMDHGPGFFDSLASLVFFMLLGKMFQTKTYSFLSFERDFKSYFPIAVTKINKNASEENVAIYDVLKGDRLLIRNQELIPVDGILISESAEIDYSFVTGEAVPITKKSGDKVFAGGKQIGKVIEMEVLNSVSQSYLTQLWSNEIFQKKVDQKHKTITDAISRYFTPILLLIAFAGFGYWIFIDANIAFNVFTAVLIVACPCALALTAPFTFGNILRILGKKKFYLKNAIVIEQLAKVDTIVFDKTGTITTNKKSNIMYEGNPISDSDIVLIKNVLRGSNHPLSRMLYDFLPEAKRINIEDFQEITGKGILAIAENKEIKVGSGQFVDDIVADGSEIEKTALHIKIGGIYFGKFTFQNQYREGLEALFAKLSKDYQIKVLSGDNDGERLNLEAILPKGTELIFNQKPEQKLEYIKKLQEKGQNVMMVGDGLNDAGALAQSNVGVSISENVNVFSPACDAILDAAEFSRLNYFLKLSHKAILIIKMSFALSLLYNVVGLAFAVTGNLLPLVAAIIMPLSTITIVSFVTFMSNYFSNRNLE from the coding sequence ATGAGGGAGCAAAGCTGTTTTCATTGTGGTTTGACTATTGAACAAAATGAAGAAATTGATTTTGATGATAAAAAGTTTTGTTGTACTGGCTGTAAAACAGTTTACGAAATTTTCAGTAGCAACGACCTGACATCTTATTATGATTTTGAAAAGTCTCCTGGAGCCACACCGCAAGATATCAAAGGGAAATATGATTTTTTGGACAATGAAGCTATATTGGCAAAGGTTTTGGAATTTCAGGAAGGAAACACTTCAATTGCTTCGTTGAATATTCCGCATATCCATTGCAGTTCTTGCATCTGGATTTTAGAAAACCTAAATCGTCTTCAGCCCGGAATTAGCATTTCTCAAGTTAATTTTCACGAAAAGAAAGTTAGAATTACCTTTAATTCTGATGTGGTCTCTTTAAAAGAAATCGTATATCTCTTAAGTTCGATAGGCTATGAGCCCTATATTAGTTTAGAAAATTATGGAACTGCAAAAGCAAAAGTAGACAGAAGTCTAACCTATAAATTGGGTGTTGCTTTTTTTTGCTTTGGGAATATTATGCTGCTTTCATTTCCAGAATATTTCGAAATGAAAGAATTCTGGCTCGATAGCTACAAACCGTTTTTCAGACTGCTTATTTTTCTTTTAGCCTTACCAAGCTTCTTGTATTCGGCAAGCGGATATTATGTTTCTGCGTATCATAGTATTAAAACCAGAATGCTCAATATTGATATTCCGATCGCTTTAGGAATTATCGTGATGTTTGTGCGCAGCACCTATGATATGGTCATGGATCACGGTCCTGGTTTTTTTGACAGTTTGGCCAGTTTAGTATTCTTTATGCTTCTCGGTAAAATGTTTCAAACTAAAACTTATAGTTTTTTAAGTTTCGAAAGAGATTTTAAATCCTATTTCCCGATTGCCGTTACAAAAATCAATAAAAATGCATCAGAAGAAAATGTTGCGATTTATGACGTATTAAAGGGAGACCGATTGCTAATAAGAAATCAGGAGCTTATTCCTGTTGACGGAATTCTCATTAGCGAAAGCGCAGAAATTGATTATAGTTTTGTTACTGGAGAGGCGGTGCCAATTACCAAGAAATCTGGAGATAAAGTCTTTGCAGGAGGAAAACAGATTGGTAAAGTCATAGAAATGGAAGTGTTGAATTCTGTTTCTCAAAGTTACTTAACCCAATTATGGAGCAACGAAATTTTTCAGAAAAAAGTAGACCAAAAACACAAAACCATAACAGATGCAATAAGTCGATATTTTACCCCCATTTTATTGCTCATTGCATTTGCTGGTTTTGGCTATTGGATTTTTATAGATGCCAATATTGCTTTTAACGTTTTTACGGCAGTATTGATCGTTGCTTGTCCGTGCGCATTGGCTCTAACTGCTCCTTTTACTTTTGGAAACATATTGCGAATTTTGGGCAAAAAGAAATTTTATTTAAAAAATGCTATTGTAATTGAGCAGCTTGCCAAAGTTGATACTATTGTTTTTGATAAAACAGGAACCATTACAACCAACAAAAAATCTAATATAATGTATGAAGGAAACCCTATTTCAGATTCAGATATTGTATTGATTAAAAATGTATTGAGAGGCTCAAATCATCCGTTAAGCCGAATGCTTTATGATTTTCTGCCTGAAGCAAAACGCATCAATATAGAAGACTTTCAGGAAATTACAGGAAAAGGAATTTTGGCAATTGCTGAAAATAAAGAAATTAAAGTTGGTTCTGGACAATTCGTAGATGATATAGTTGCAGATGGTTCGGAAATTGAAAAAACAGCATTACACATTAAGATAGGAGGCATTTATTTTGGAAAATTTACTTTCCAGAATCAATATCGAGAAGGTTTAGAAGCGCTTTTTGCAAAGCTGAGCAAAGATTACCAAATCAAAGTGCTCTCTGGCGATAATGATGGCGAAAGATTAAATTTAGAAGCCATTTTGCCAAAAGGCACCGAATTGATATTCAATCAAAAGCCAGAGCAAAAGCTCGAATATATAAAAAAGCTTCAGGAAAAAGGACAAAATGTAATGATGGTCGGTGATGGACTCAATGATGCTGGAGCGCTCGCTCAAAGTAATGTTGGGGTTTCCATATCTGAAAATGTGAATGTCTTTTCGCCTGCTTGTGATGCAATCTTAGACGCAGCAGAATTTTCGCGCCTCAATTACTTTTTAAAACTTTCCCATAAAGCCATTTTGATCATAAAAATGAGTTTTGCTTTGTCATTGCTTTATAACGTTGTTGGGCTTGCTTTTGCGGTTACAGGAAATCTTCTTCCGCTGGTTGCTGCGATCATCATGCCATTGAGTACAATTACCATTGTGAGTTTTGTGACTTTTATGTCTAACTATTTCAGTAACAGAAATTTAGAATGA
- a CDS encoding cbb3-type cytochrome c oxidase N-terminal domain-containing protein, giving the protein MKKFFPVYVRVPLIFFIVFALMEFFIDSGDKPAFIKYPMVSLFLFVFLFILIAIEITLSAVNRVMYQLLSPEEKAQRELEESLSFKESTWFKNLMHKLTKTEPIEREADLLMDHDYDGIKELDNNLPPWWVYLFYICIIFGVIYVVRYDVLGADDQEMELKKEMAQAKIDVEEYMKTAPDLMDEKTVVLLTDEPSLAAGKEIFTTNCAACHRADAGGQIGPNLTDDKWILGGGIKNLFHTITNGGRDGKGMIAWKGTLKPKEIQKVASYILSLQGSNPKDPKEAEGEVWVDDSAPKTDAAAATTKDTTEVKK; this is encoded by the coding sequence ATGAAAAAGTTTTTCCCAGTATATGTTAGAGTACCGCTGATTTTCTTCATCGTATTTGCTTTGATGGAATTTTTTATAGACTCGGGCGATAAGCCGGCTTTTATAAAATATCCTATGGTATCGCTCTTTTTATTTGTCTTTTTGTTTATTCTGATTGCTATCGAAATTACGCTTAGCGCTGTAAATCGAGTGATGTATCAATTACTATCGCCTGAAGAAAAAGCACAAAGAGAACTTGAAGAAAGTTTAAGCTTTAAAGAAAGCACTTGGTTTAAAAACCTAATGCACAAATTGACTAAAACAGAGCCAATTGAAAGAGAAGCCGACTTGTTAATGGATCATGATTATGACGGAATCAAAGAGCTAGATAATAATTTGCCACCATGGTGGGTATATTTATTCTACATCTGTATCATTTTTGGAGTAATTTATGTGGTTCGTTATGATGTTTTAGGAGCCGATGATCAAGAAATGGAGCTGAAAAAAGAAATGGCGCAAGCAAAAATTGATGTTGAAGAATACATGAAAACTGCTCCAGATCTAATGGATGAAAAAACAGTTGTTCTGCTTACTGATGAACCAAGTTTAGCAGCAGGAAAAGAAATTTTTACGACCAATTGCGCTGCTTGCCACCGTGCAGATGCAGGAGGACAGATCGGACCAAACCTTACAGATGATAAATGGATTTTAGGAGGAGGAATCAAAAATCTATTCCACACCATTACAAATGGCGGTAGAGATGGAAAAGGGATGATTGCCTGGAAAGGAACCCTTAAACCAAAAGAAATACAAAAAGTGGCGAGTTATATTCTATCTCTACAAGGAAGTAATCCTAAAGATCCAAAAGAAGCAGAAGGAGAAGTTTGGGTAGACGATAGTGCCCCTAAAACCGATGCTGCTGCCGCAACCACAAAAGATACCACAGAAGTTAAAAAATAA
- a CDS encoding Crp/Fnr family transcriptional regulator: MSKCDQCIVRQLSSLKALNKEEVIKLASSKTTYKIKKGEALFEEGEVTNGVFCVKDGVGKLSKLSANGKDQIVKLVKSGELLGQRSMISNEPANLTAKAIADMEVCFIPKTEIINFFNNNNQFSLNMMQSVCEDLKESENEKIALVQKTVKQRLAETLLHLHDEFGEDTDKTLKVQLTREELAGIIGTATESCIRLLSDFNKLGLIELVGKKIMLKDVRALKKLADN; encoded by the coding sequence ATGAGTAAATGTGATCAATGCATTGTACGCCAGCTAAGCTCATTAAAAGCCCTTAATAAAGAAGAAGTTATTAAATTAGCCAGCAGTAAAACAACTTACAAAATTAAAAAAGGTGAAGCTCTTTTTGAAGAAGGCGAAGTAACCAATGGTGTTTTCTGCGTAAAAGACGGTGTTGGAAAACTTTCAAAACTGAGTGCAAACGGAAAAGACCAAATTGTAAAATTGGTAAAATCTGGCGAACTTCTTGGACAGCGTTCTATGATTAGCAATGAGCCTGCAAATTTGACTGCAAAAGCAATTGCCGACATGGAAGTTTGTTTTATTCCTAAAACTGAAATCATCAATTTCTTTAATAATAACAATCAGTTTTCTTTAAATATGATGCAGTCTGTCTGCGAAGATTTAAAGGAATCTGAGAACGAAAAAATTGCCTTAGTTCAAAAAACGGTTAAGCAGAGGCTTGCCGAAACTTTGCTGCACCTGCACGATGAATTTGGCGAAGACACCGATAAAACACTTAAAGTACAGCTAACAAGAGAAGAGCTAGCCGGCATTATTGGCACGGCAACAGAAAGCTGTATTCGTCTATTATCTGATTTTAACAAACTGGGATTAATAGAATTAGTCGGTAAAAAAATTATGCTTAAAGATGTTCGCGCTTTAAAGAAATTGGCCGACAACTAG
- a CDS encoding FUSC family membrane protein, translating to MIDKISKFTNSTSFLNASKVTIASVVPVLVLNFLGHFEIGFTIALGAFYTYPSDIPSSLSHKIKGLIAASFIVSGVNLLVNLVYPFPFLFYIFLGFLLFLCSMISVYGQRATLISFSALLSISLSFGHLHEGWEAFEYSGFIFIGGILYLIVSLVFHFVQPYKYVELQIAEGIKLTAKYLKLRGDLWSPEAKRQTIIEKQLAVQVELNLIHEDLRKMLIGNQNTSGTTSQNRKMLLVFITLVEIQELALYTSFDHSKLHQKFAKHPDVLRTYQNVAYKLASTLKKLSKNVNHISTYVDKHDLKNELDALEFAIFDYEKTLGKEEAAEGVLMLTNMLKYAKNQVGKIKTIQRALSLAMQSYKLKDKDKELEKFLTPQYYPLRTLIENLSYSSSIFRHSIRLTITILIGFFLGQVLPFQNVYWILLTIVVIMRPGYGLTKERSYNRMFGTVLGGIIAFGIVSVIQNHVALSIFSIICMLLGISFTQINYKISATFVTMYVVFIYGILTPDVNEVIQYRILDSLAGAILAFIANQFLWPAWEFINTPIHIENTIRANRNYLKEIADFYNKKGEVPTSYRLARKNAFVEIGNLMTSFQRMMQEPKSKQKTMPLVNKLVVLNHSLLSALASLSTYIQSHQTTSASDSFNYIIKTILANLDHSISVLRNEVVVQDTFFEKEDVTLQFEELKRKHFTRLAEDDDLDKETRQAKMQEAQMVIEQLIWMSNLAEKILKNTTDLKATNPD from the coding sequence ATGATTGATAAGATTTCGAAATTTACCAACAGTACTTCCTTTCTAAATGCCTCTAAAGTAACTATTGCTTCTGTTGTTCCTGTTTTAGTTTTAAATTTTTTAGGTCATTTTGAAATAGGTTTTACTATTGCACTTGGCGCTTTTTATACCTATCCCAGCGATATTCCGAGTTCTCTCAGCCATAAAATAAAAGGATTAATTGCGGCTTCTTTTATTGTTTCGGGCGTAAATCTTTTGGTGAATCTCGTTTATCCGTTTCCTTTTCTATTTTATATTTTTTTAGGCTTTCTTCTGTTTTTATGTTCTATGATTTCAGTTTACGGACAGCGAGCCACTTTAATATCTTTCTCTGCCTTATTATCCATTTCTCTATCTTTTGGTCATTTGCACGAAGGCTGGGAGGCTTTTGAATACTCAGGTTTTATTTTTATTGGAGGTATCCTATATTTAATAGTGTCTCTGGTTTTTCATTTTGTACAGCCATATAAATATGTGGAATTGCAAATTGCCGAGGGAATAAAACTTACTGCCAAATATCTCAAATTAAGAGGCGATTTGTGGAGTCCTGAAGCCAAAAGACAGACAATTATAGAAAAACAGCTGGCTGTACAGGTAGAATTGAATCTTATTCATGAAGATTTAAGAAAAATGCTGATTGGAAACCAAAACACATCTGGAACTACAAGCCAGAACCGAAAAATGCTTTTGGTTTTTATTACGCTGGTTGAAATTCAAGAATTGGCACTATACACTTCTTTTGATCATAGCAAACTTCATCAAAAATTTGCTAAACATCCTGACGTTTTAAGAACGTATCAAAATGTTGCCTACAAACTGGCTTCGACGCTCAAAAAGCTATCCAAAAACGTTAATCACATTAGCACCTATGTTGACAAGCATGATTTGAAAAATGAATTGGATGCTCTAGAGTTTGCCATATTTGATTATGAAAAAACTTTAGGAAAAGAAGAAGCCGCAGAAGGCGTACTTATGCTGACCAATATGCTGAAATATGCTAAAAATCAGGTTGGCAAAATAAAAACGATACAGCGAGCGCTTTCTTTAGCAATGCAGTCTTATAAATTGAAAGACAAAGATAAGGAGCTCGAAAAATTTCTTACGCCACAATATTATCCGCTTAGAACTTTAATTGAAAACTTAAGCTATTCATCTTCCATTTTCAGGCATTCGATACGATTGACCATTACCATTTTGATCGGTTTTTTTCTCGGACAAGTTTTGCCATTCCAAAATGTGTATTGGATCCTGCTCACGATTGTCGTAATTATGCGCCCTGGTTATGGACTGACAAAAGAGCGCTCCTACAACAGAATGTTCGGTACTGTTCTGGGAGGGATTATTGCTTTTGGAATTGTATCTGTTATTCAAAATCACGTAGCGCTGAGTATTTTCTCTATTATATGTATGCTTTTGGGAATTTCATTTACCCAAATCAATTATAAGATCAGTGCAACATTTGTTACGATGTATGTCGTTTTTATCTACGGAATTCTGACTCCTGATGTGAATGAGGTAATTCAATACAGAATATTAGATTCGCTTGCTGGAGCAATTTTGGCTTTTATTGCCAATCAGTTTTTATGGCCAGCTTGGGAATTTATCAATACGCCCATTCATATTGAGAATACCATTCGGGCCAATAGAAATTACCTAAAAGAAATTGCAGATTTTTATAATAAAAAAGGAGAAGTTCCTACTTCGTATCGTTTAGCACGAAAAAACGCTTTTGTCGAAATAGGAAATTTAATGACCTCTTTTCAGCGTATGATGCAGGAACCAAAATCAAAGCAAAAAACAATGCCTTTGGTAAACAAACTAGTAGTTTTAAATCATTCTCTGTTATCTGCTTTAGCATCGTTGTCAACTTATATTCAGTCGCATCAGACTACTTCTGCATCAGATTCTTTTAATTATATCATTAAAACTATTCTAGCCAATTTGGATCATTCTATTTCTGTTTTAAGAAACGAAGTTGTGGTACAGGATACTTTTTTTGAAAAAGAAGATGTGACTTTACAATTTGAAGAATTAAAGCGCAAACATTTTACGCGTTTGGCTGAGGATGATGATTTGGATAAAGAAACCCGCCAGGCAAAAATGCAAGAAGCGCAAATGGTAATCGAGCAATTAATCTGGATGAGCAATCTGGCAGAAAAAATTCTAAAAAACACAACCGACTTAAAAGCAACAAATCCAGATTAA
- a CDS encoding DUF5606 domain-containing protein gives MNLTKILAISGKPGLYELKVQTRTGFVAESLIDGKKITVNLKSNVSLLSEISIYTYEGEKPLTEVMQQIAVKENKGQAISHKEDNATLSAYFKQILPDYDEERVYPSDIKKVLSWYNTLQAKGLVTDLAPAAEEPKEEAPVAAEKPKKAPAAKKAKAKKEE, from the coding sequence ATGAATTTAACGAAAATTTTAGCCATTTCAGGAAAACCAGGTTTATACGAATTAAAAGTACAAACTCGTACAGGTTTTGTGGCGGAATCATTAATTGATGGGAAGAAGATTACTGTAAATCTAAAAAGCAATGTAAGTTTATTGTCTGAAATTTCGATTTATACATATGAAGGCGAAAAACCGTTAACTGAAGTAATGCAGCAGATTGCCGTTAAAGAAAATAAAGGACAAGCGATCTCTCATAAAGAAGATAACGCTACTCTGTCTGCTTATTTTAAACAAATTCTTCCTGATTACGATGAAGAAAGAGTTTATCCATCAGATATCAAAAAAGTATTAAGCTGGTACAACACGCTTCAAGCAAAAGGTTTGGTTACAGATTTGGCTCCTGCAGCTGAAGAACCAAAAGAAGAAGCTCCAGTTGCTGCTGAAAAACCTAAAAAAGCTCCAGCAGCTAAAAAAGCAAAAGCTAAAAAAGAAGAATAG
- the def gene encoding peptide deformylase, which yields MILPIVGYGDPVLRKVGQDITPEYPNLKETIANMYETMYNAYGVGLAAPQVGLPIRLFVIDTTPFSDDEDLPSEEQKDLDGFKKTFINAKIVKEEGEEWGFNEGCLSIPDVREDVYRKPTVTIEYCEEDFVMKTEVFDGLIARVIQHEYDHIEGILFTDKISSLKKRLIQKKLKNITEGKTSQEYRMKFYAAKKAR from the coding sequence ATGATTTTACCAATTGTAGGATACGGTGATCCTGTTTTAAGAAAAGTAGGGCAGGATATTACACCAGAATATCCAAACCTAAAAGAAACGATCGCAAATATGTACGAGACGATGTACAATGCGTATGGAGTTGGACTTGCAGCACCGCAGGTTGGACTGCCAATTCGTTTGTTTGTGATAGATACAACGCCTTTTAGTGATGATGAGGATCTTCCTTCAGAGGAGCAAAAAGATTTAGATGGCTTTAAGAAGACTTTTATCAATGCTAAAATCGTTAAAGAAGAAGGAGAAGAGTGGGGATTTAATGAAGGCTGTTTGAGTATTCCTGATGTGCGTGAAGACGTTTACAGAAAACCAACCGTTACAATCGAATATTGTGAAGAAGATTTTGTAATGAAAACGGAAGTATTCGACGGATTAATCGCAAGAGTTATTCAGCATGAATACGACCACATTGAAGGAATCTTGTTTACAGATAAAATATCATCTCTAAAAAAGCGTTTGATCCAAAAGAAATTGAAAAATATTACTGAAGGTAAAACATCTCAGGAATATAGAATGAAATTTTACGCAGCTAAAAAAGCAAGATAA
- the mazG gene encoding nucleoside triphosphate pyrophosphohydrolase, producing the protein MSRENQLKAFERLLNIMDELREQCPWDKKQTLQTLRHLTIEETYELGDAILDNDLNEVKKELGDLLLHIVFYAKIGSETNDFDIADVCNEICEKLIHRHPHIYGDVKVENEEEVKQNWEKLKLKEGKKSVLEGVPRSLPAMVKASRIQDKVKGVGFDWEEPHQVWDKVQEELQELEDEVKTGDQDKIEDEFGDVLFSMINYARFLNVNPEDALERTNKKFIKRFQYLESKANELGKPLMDMTLTEMDVFWNEAKKL; encoded by the coding sequence ATGAGTAGAGAAAACCAGTTAAAAGCATTTGAAAGATTATTAAATATCATGGATGAACTTCGTGAACAATGTCCGTGGGATAAAAAGCAGACCCTTCAGACGTTAAGGCATTTAACAATCGAAGAGACCTACGAGCTGGGAGATGCTATTTTGGATAATGATTTAAATGAAGTTAAAAAAGAATTAGGAGACTTACTCCTTCATATTGTTTTTTATGCTAAAATAGGCAGTGAGACAAACGATTTTGACATTGCAGATGTTTGCAATGAAATCTGTGAAAAATTGATTCACCGTCACCCGCATATTTATGGAGATGTGAAGGTAGAAAATGAGGAAGAAGTAAAACAAAATTGGGAAAAACTAAAGCTCAAAGAAGGCAAGAAATCGGTTTTAGAAGGCGTTCCTAGAAGTCTTCCGGCAATGGTTAAGGCGAGCCGTATTCAAGACAAAGTAAAAGGAGTAGGGTTTGATTGGGAAGAACCTCATCAGGTTTGGGATAAAGTGCAAGAAGAATTGCAGGAATTGGAAGACGAAGTAAAAACAGGAGATCAGGATAAAATTGAAGACGAGTTTGGAGATGTCTTGTTTTCTATGATTAATTACGCTCGATTTTTGAATGTAAACCCAGAAGATGCGTTAGAAAGAACCAATAAAAAGTTTATAAAACGTTTTCAGTACTTGGAAAGCAAAGCAAACGAATTAGGAAAGCCATTAATGGATATGACCCTTACAGAAATGGATGTTTTCTGGAATGAAGCTAAGAAACTCTAG
- the ccoS gene encoding cbb3-type cytochrome oxidase assembly protein CcoS produces the protein MSVIYLLISVSIFVAICFFIAFIAAVKSGQYDDDYTPSVRILFDDETKINSQNNNSPIEEKQV, from the coding sequence ATGAGTGTTATTTATCTTTTAATTTCAGTAAGTATTTTTGTGGCAATCTGTTTCTTTATTGCCTTTATTGCGGCTGTCAAATCTGGACAGTACGATGATGATTATACTCCTTCAGTCAGAATTCTTTTTGATGACGAAACAAAAATTAATTCCCAAAATAATAATTCACCAATCGAAGAAAAACAAGTATAA
- a CDS encoding cbb3-type cytochrome oxidase subunit 3: protein MFEQIKHNMETISGIEIYPIISLLIFFLFFVGLGIWVFSYRKEKIQEMSNIPLDEGLSVITKDR from the coding sequence ATGTTTGAACAGATAAAACACAATATGGAAACGATATCGGGTATAGAAATTTACCCGATTATTTCCCTCTTAATTTTCTTCTTATTCTTCGTAGGATTAGGCATTTGGGTGTTCTCTTACAGAAAAGAAAAAATTCAAGAAATGAGTAATATACCTTTAGATGAAGGACTTAGTGTAATCACAAAAGATAGATAA